Genomic window (Streptomyces sp. NBC_01431):
CGAGTACCTCAGCCAGGCCCCGTACTGGTGGCCCTCTCAACCGAAGACCGCCGACAACCCGTGGGGCTGCCCGTACGTCCAGAAGGACGGACAGCGCAATCCCGAGGTCGACACCGGCACCGACCGTCCCGACCTCGGCAAGGTCTTCGACTCCGTCACCAGCCTCAGCCTCGCCTGGTACTACACCGGCGACAAGCGGTACGCCGAGCACGCCTCCACCATCCTGCGCACCTGGTTCCTGGACCCGGCGACCCGGATGAACCCCAACCTCGACCACGGGCAGTTCATCCCCTGCAAGTACGACGGCCGGGCCATCGGCATCATCGACTTCTCGCAGCAGTACACGAGCGTGCTCGACGCGGTGGCGATCCTCGACACCGGCGCCCCGGGCTGGAACGCGGGCGACCACGCCGCCATGCTCGACTGGAACAGGAAGTTCCTCGACTGGCTGGTCGACTCGCCCTTCGGCAAGGAGGAGTCGGCGGCGCGGAACAACCACGGCACCTTCCAGGACATGCAGATCGCCGCGCTCGCGCTGGCCACCGGCGACAAGGCGCTCGCCCGCAGAACCGTCCTGGGCGCCGAGAAGCTGCGCATCGACGCGCAGATCGCGTCCGACGGCAGTCAGCCGCAGGAGCTCGCCAGGACCCGCAGCTGGCACTACTCGACCTTCGACCTCGTCGCCTACACCCGGCTAGCGGCCATCGGCAAGCAGGTCGGGGTGAACCTGTGGGCCTATCGGGGGCCGCAGGGCCAGAGCCTGTCCAGAGCCGTCGACTACCTGCTGCCCGCCGCGACGGGCGCCGCCGCGTGGCCGCACCCGGAGCTGGAGTTCCACCGGTACGCGGCGAGCGACGTCGTCCACGCGGCGGCCGACGCGGGGGACAAGGGCGCGGAGGCGGCCGTGCCCCGGCTCCAGGCGCCGCCCGCCGGTGATCTCTGGGCACTGCGGCCGGCCGCCGAACAACTCGACTCCATCGCGGGCTGACCTCCGCGCGGTGCCCCACCCGGGCGGGGCGCATGAGCGTTTGCTTAGGATGGCTGGAAATCGCCTCGTCGGCGCTGTCCCATCAGCCTTGTCCAGCAGCTCAGGAGCCCAGCCCGTGACCGCCGAAACCCTGCCCGTCTCCTACGGCTGCCTGGTCCCCGTCGCCGTCCACTTCGACGACCTCGACGCGCTCGGCCTGCTGCACAACGCCCGGTACCCGGTGCTGGTCGAGCGCGCCTGGACCGGCTACTGGAACGAGCGCGGCTACGGCTTCGACGGGGACTGGGTGGCGGCCGGCGACTCGTGCAACGCCGTCAAGGAACTGCGCATCGGCTACGAGGCGCCGGTCAGCCGCCCCGGCGCGTACGCCGTCCACCTCTGGCTGGAACGACTCGGCAGGACCGGACTGACCTACGGCTTCAGGTTCTGCTCGGCCGACGGCTCGCGGACGTACGCCCACGGCACCCGGGTGCTGGTCCGGCTCGACCCAGCCGATCTGCGGCCGACCCCGTGGAGCGACCGGTTCAGGGCTGACGGACAGGCGCTGCTGCGTCCGCAGGACTGACCTCCTCCTGCGGGCGGGCCCCCGCCCGCAACACCCGCGCCCCCGCGACCAGTCCGAGCGCCAGCACCGTCACCAGGCCGAACGACACCACGAGCGAGGTCACGTCCGCGAGGGAGCCGATCGCGGACGGGGCGATCAGGCCCGAGGTGTACGTGATGGTCGCGACGCCCGCGATGGCCTGGCTCGGGTTCGGCCCGCTGCGCCCCGCCGCCGCGAAGGCCAGCGGGACGACGACCGCCACCCCAAGCCCCATCAGCGCGAATCCGCTCATCGCCACCGCGGGGCCCGGCGCGACCACCACGAGCAGCCCGCCCAGGGTGGCCAGCACGCCCCCACCGCGCACCGTGCGCACGGCGCCATGGCGGTCGACCACCCTGTCCCCGGCGATCCGCGCCGCCGCCATCGTCAGTGTGAACGCGGTGGTGCAGGCCGCTGCCGCCCCGGCCGAACCGCCGAGCTCGTCGCGCAGATAGACCGCCGACCAGTCCAGGCTCGCGCCCTCCGCGAACACCGCGCAGAACCCGACCAGGCCGATGACCAGTGCCGACCTGGGCGGCAGTGCGAACCGCGGCGGCGCCGAGCCGGGCGCGCTGCGCAGGTCGAGCACGCCCTGGCAGGCCGCCAGGCCGAGCAGGGTGAGTACGGCGGCGGCGACGAGATGGTGCAGCCGCGCATCGGTCCCCAGGTGCGCGGCCAGCGTGCCGGCCGCCGAGCCGACCAGCGCACCCACGCTCCACATGCCGTGCAGACCGGACATGATCGAACGGCCCAGGCGGTTCTCGGTCTCCACGCCCAGCGCGTTCATCGCCACGTCCGCCATGCCCGCGCTCGCGCCGTACAGGAACAGCGCGGCGCACAGCGCGTAGACGTTCGGGGCGAGCGCGGGCAGTGCCAGGGCCAGCGTCCACAGGGCGAGCAGCCCGCGCAGCGCGGCGCGGGCGCCGAACCGGTGGGTGACGGCGGCGGACAGCGGCATCAGCAGGGACGAGCCGATCGCGGGGAAGGCGAGGGCGAGGCCGAGCTGCCCGGTGGAGACCCCGGCGTGCTCCTGGATCCAGGGGACCCGGGTGGCGAAGTTGCCGGTGACCGCCCCGTGCACACAGAACACCGCGGCGACCGCGATCCTCGCGTGCCTCAACTGCCTTTGTTCTCCAGTGGGTTCGGATTTCATCGGCCGCGTTTCCCCCTCCTCCGGGACGGCCCTCCCGCCGCCGGGCCGTAAACTATCAGGAACCCTGCCTGATAAATAGAACGGGCAGCGGCCGACTTCGGTGATCTGGAAGGATTCCCGGCATGCCCGCATCTCCGAGCACCGCACGGGCCATCAACGACCGGCTCGCCCTGCGTCATCTGCAGGACGAAGGCCCGTTGACGGCAGGCCAGTTGAAGAAGCTCACCGGTCTGTCCCGGCCCACCGTCGCCGACCTCGTGGAACGCCTCCAGGGGGCCGGACTGGTGCACGTCGTGGG
Coding sequences:
- a CDS encoding alginate lyase family protein; amino-acid sequence: MSGRSRGGPLAVLSLAVACAFALVPTTSHAASAGAAAPRTVVIDGTRLQDAKRRLDHGDAQLAVTVRELKAKADGWLGQGPWTVVDKPKPAPGGDPHEYLSQAPYWWPSQPKTADNPWGCPYVQKDGQRNPEVDTGTDRPDLGKVFDSVTSLSLAWYYTGDKRYAEHASTILRTWFLDPATRMNPNLDHGQFIPCKYDGRAIGIIDFSQQYTSVLDAVAILDTGAPGWNAGDHAAMLDWNRKFLDWLVDSPFGKEESAARNNHGTFQDMQIAALALATGDKALARRTVLGAEKLRIDAQIASDGSQPQELARTRSWHYSTFDLVAYTRLAAIGKQVGVNLWAYRGPQGQSLSRAVDYLLPAATGAAAWPHPELEFHRYAASDVVHAAADAGDKGAEAAVPRLQAPPAGDLWALRPAAEQLDSIAG
- a CDS encoding acyl-CoA thioesterase, which translates into the protein MTAETLPVSYGCLVPVAVHFDDLDALGLLHNARYPVLVERAWTGYWNERGYGFDGDWVAAGDSCNAVKELRIGYEAPVSRPGAYAVHLWLERLGRTGLTYGFRFCSADGSRTYAHGTRVLVRLDPADLRPTPWSDRFRADGQALLRPQD
- a CDS encoding MFS transporter is translated as MKSEPTGEQRQLRHARIAVAAVFCVHGAVTGNFATRVPWIQEHAGVSTGQLGLALAFPAIGSSLLMPLSAAVTHRFGARAALRGLLALWTLALALPALAPNVYALCAALFLYGASAGMADVAMNALGVETENRLGRSIMSGLHGMWSVGALVGSAAGTLAAHLGTDARLHHLVAAAVLTLLGLAACQGVLDLRSAPGSAPPRFALPPRSALVIGLVGFCAVFAEGASLDWSAVYLRDELGGSAGAAAACTTAFTLTMAAARIAGDRVVDRHGAVRTVRGGGVLATLGGLLVVVAPGPAVAMSGFALMGLGVAVVVPLAFAAAGRSGPNPSQAIAGVATITYTSGLIAPSAIGSLADVTSLVVSFGLVTVLALGLVAGARVLRAGARPQEEVSPADAAAPVRQP